The following coding sequences lie in one Haladaptatus sp. DJG-WS-42 genomic window:
- a CDS encoding helix-turn-helix domain-containing protein encodes MVRDGWKQTAPDVQIVLDTLDDSVCQSLLKELTSTKTVQELAETADVPRSTAYRKINQLEAASLVESFIEVRTDGHHTTRYRLAFEDVTFSLDANRELTVAITRPPDAPEDRLASLWNELRKET; translated from the coding sequence ATGGTGCGAGACGGCTGGAAGCAGACCGCTCCAGACGTGCAGATAGTTCTCGATACGTTAGACGACTCTGTCTGTCAGTCGTTGCTCAAAGAACTCACGTCCACGAAAACGGTACAGGAACTCGCAGAAACGGCAGACGTTCCGCGGTCGACTGCGTATCGGAAAATCAATCAGCTTGAAGCGGCGTCGCTGGTAGAATCGTTTATTGAGGTTCGAACCGACGGCCATCACACGACGCGCTACCGGCTTGCCTTCGAGGACGTAACGTTCAGTCTCGATGCGAACCGCGAGTTGACAGTCGCCATCACGCGCCCACCAGACGCCCCAGAAGACCGGCTGGCGTCGCTTTGGAACGAACTGAGGAAAGAAACATGA
- a CDS encoding DoxX family protein, with protein sequence MATTRPTLEGANTFESHLGGITVRGEAHSLSAWFVLALRLMMGVAFLNAGLEKVLEAGWGAQGYLLNVAATNGNPLQGMFLWMGQTAWFADFLAIAVPWGELLIGLGLIVGALTRLAAFFGAFMMLMFYFGNWSIEHGVINGDFAYMLVFLAVAAFGAGRILGLDTYLERIEVRGEPLIERYPRLQYIFG encoded by the coding sequence ATGGCAACTACTCGACCAACCCTCGAAGGAGCAAACACGTTCGAAAGCCACCTCGGTGGCATTACGGTTCGCGGTGAAGCACACAGCCTGAGCGCGTGGTTCGTCCTCGCACTCCGACTCATGATGGGGGTTGCGTTCTTGAACGCAGGCCTCGAAAAGGTGCTCGAAGCTGGCTGGGGCGCACAGGGCTACCTGCTGAACGTCGCGGCGACCAACGGCAACCCACTGCAAGGGATGTTCCTCTGGATGGGACAGACCGCATGGTTCGCTGACTTCCTCGCAATCGCCGTCCCGTGGGGTGAACTCCTCATCGGTCTTGGACTCATCGTCGGCGCACTGACCCGCCTCGCGGCGTTCTTCGGCGCGTTCATGATGCTCATGTTCTACTTCGGTAACTGGAGCATCGAACACGGCGTCATCAACGGCGACTTCGCGTACATGCTCGTCTTCCTCGCCGTGGCCGCCTTCGGTGCAGGCCGCATCCTCGGCCTCGACACCTACTTAGAACGCATCGAGGTCCGTGGCGAACCGCTCATCGAGCGCTACCCACGCCTCCAGTACATCTTCGGCTGA
- a CDS encoding metal-dependent hydrolase, with the protein MKLTWYGHSTWQVDVGDTSLLIDPFFDNPKTEKSPEAVPSPDYLLLTHGHADHIADAGAFTDATVVATPELAAYITDEFGHEDTIGMNIGGTVECGDAFVTMHRADHTNGLMSEYADSGGMPGGFIISDTLPTQVADEDSYTFYHAGDTGLMTEMRDVIGPYLEPDAVALPIGDHFTMGPWQAAIAADWLDADYAFPMHYDTFPPIEQDPKDFKKEVTATGSGTEVVVLDGDETFDLAAQ; encoded by the coding sequence ATGAAACTTACTTGGTACGGACACTCGACGTGGCAGGTGGACGTAGGCGACACGAGCCTCCTTATCGACCCGTTTTTCGACAACCCAAAGACGGAGAAATCGCCCGAAGCCGTTCCGTCTCCGGACTATCTGTTGCTCACACACGGGCACGCAGACCACATCGCAGACGCTGGTGCCTTTACTGACGCAACCGTCGTCGCCACGCCCGAACTCGCCGCCTACATCACAGACGAGTTCGGCCACGAGGACACGATTGGCATGAACATCGGCGGCACCGTCGAGTGCGGTGACGCCTTCGTCACGATGCACCGCGCAGACCACACCAACGGCCTCATGTCCGAGTACGCAGACTCGGGCGGAATGCCCGGCGGGTTCATCATCAGTGACACGTTGCCAACGCAGGTCGCAGACGAAGACAGCTACACGTTCTATCACGCAGGCGACACCGGCCTCATGACCGAGATGCGCGACGTTATCGGCCCGTATCTCGAACCCGACGCCGTGGCGCTTCCGATTGGCGACCACTTTACGATGGGCCCGTGGCAGGCGGCCATCGCCGCAGACTGGCTCGACGCTGACTACGCCTTCCCGATGCACTACGACACGTTCCCCCCAATCGAACAGGACCCGAAAGACTTCAAGAAAGAAGTGACGGCGACCGGAAGTGGCACGGAGGTTGTCGTCCTCGACGGCGACGAAACGTTCGACCTCGCAGCCCAGTAA